The Rhodococcus sp. X156 genome window below encodes:
- the tatB gene encoding Sec-independent protein translocase protein TatB — MFGNIGWAEFAVLAVAGLFILGPERLPSAAAWLARTLKQVREYATGARDQLKDELGPEFDDLRKPLADLQELRNLNPRTAITKHLFDGDESFLFGPSSPAGQVTEAVQDARGAVDMTKPGADLTKTRVNPETRPAPLARDERPPYDADAT; from the coding sequence GTGTTCGGAAACATCGGCTGGGCCGAGTTCGCCGTCCTGGCGGTCGCAGGCCTGTTCATCCTCGGCCCGGAGCGCCTGCCGTCGGCGGCAGCCTGGCTGGCCCGCACCCTCAAGCAGGTCCGCGAGTACGCCACCGGTGCGCGTGACCAGCTCAAGGACGAGCTGGGCCCGGAGTTCGACGATCTGCGCAAGCCGCTGGCCGACCTGCAGGAGCTGCGCAACCTCAACCCCCGCACCGCCATCACCAAGCACCTCTTCGACGGCGACGAGTCGTTCCTGTTCGGGCCGAGCTCCCCGGCCGGTCAGGTCACCGAGGCCGTGCAGGACGCCCGGGGCGCGGTGGACATGACCAAGCCCGGCGCAGACCTGACCAAGACCCGGGTGAACCCGGAGACCCGCCCCGCGCCGCTGGCCAGGGACGAGCGGCCGCCCTACGACGCCGACGCCACCTGA
- a CDS encoding P-loop NTPase has product MAPVEPSEDAIRTALSRVNDPEIRKPITELGMVKDIVIGPDGRVDVGVYLTVAGCPMRSEIIDRVTTAVADVPGVGAVNVELSVMDDAQRTELRKNLRGDSADPVIPFAQPGSLTRVYAVASGKGGVGKSSVTVNLAAAMAAKGLSVGVLDADIYGHSIPRMMGTDAAPTQVEKMIMPPQSHGVKLISIAQFTPGNAPVVWRGPMLHRALQQFLADVFWGDLDVLLLDLPPGTGDVAISVAQLIPGAEILVVTTPQQAAAEVAERAGAIALQTRQRLAGVVENMSWLELPDGTRMDVFGSGGGAAVAERLTQAVGADVPLLGQIPLETRVREAGDAGVPIVLSAPDSPAAIALQSVADKLSRRARGLAGMSLNVSPSRSA; this is encoded by the coding sequence ATGGCGCCAGTGGAACCCAGTGAAGACGCCATCCGTACCGCGCTCTCCCGTGTGAACGACCCCGAGATCCGCAAGCCCATCACCGAGCTGGGCATGGTCAAGGACATCGTGATCGGCCCCGATGGACGGGTCGACGTGGGCGTGTACCTCACCGTCGCCGGCTGCCCCATGCGCAGCGAGATCATCGATCGGGTGACCACCGCGGTCGCCGACGTCCCTGGCGTGGGCGCGGTGAACGTGGAGCTGTCGGTGATGGACGACGCCCAGCGCACCGAGCTGCGCAAGAACCTGCGCGGCGACTCCGCCGACCCGGTCATCCCGTTCGCCCAGCCGGGCTCGCTCACCCGGGTCTACGCGGTGGCCTCCGGCAAGGGCGGCGTGGGCAAGTCCAGCGTGACGGTGAACCTGGCTGCGGCGATGGCCGCCAAGGGCCTGTCCGTGGGCGTGCTGGACGCCGACATCTACGGCCACTCCATCCCCCGCATGATGGGCACCGACGCCGCGCCCACCCAGGTGGAGAAGATGATCATGCCCCCGCAGTCGCACGGGGTGAAGCTGATCTCCATCGCCCAGTTCACCCCGGGCAACGCCCCGGTGGTGTGGCGCGGACCCATGCTGCACCGCGCGCTGCAGCAGTTCCTGGCCGACGTGTTCTGGGGTGACCTGGACGTGCTGCTGCTGGACCTGCCGCCGGGCACCGGTGACGTGGCCATCTCGGTGGCCCAGCTCATCCCGGGGGCGGAGATCCTGGTGGTCACCACCCCGCAGCAGGCTGCCGCCGAGGTGGCCGAGCGAGCCGGCGCCATCGCGCTGCAGACCCGCCAGCGCCTGGCCGGCGTGGTGGAGAACATGTCGTGGCTGGAGCTGCCCGACGGCACCCGGATGGACGTCTTCGGCTCCGGCGGCGGGGCCGCGGTGGCCGAGCGGCTCACCCAGGCCGTGGGTGCCGACGTCCCGCTGCTGGGTCAGATCCCGCTGGAGACCCGGGTGCGTGAGGCCGGCGACGCCGGAGTGCCCATCGTGCTCAGCGCGCCGGACTCCCCCGCCGCGATCGCGCTCCAGTCGGTGGCGGACAAGCTGTCCCGCCGGGCCCGTGGGCTGGCCGGGATGTCGCTGAACGTGAGCCCGTCCCGCAGCGCCTGA
- a CDS encoding trypsin-like peptidase domain-containing protein has protein sequence MQRPPIDPQQAQVFGRPHGVAGSFAGAAQRRRDPRMVSAPPPDPALAQAFGRPPGAQASLQRGAPETVGPTELAESDPWRDARSGARPGPPALGEDTEPEAEPGPPTAKLGARELLLGSRVRPSALAALVVLALAVGAIGGLVGRGTADVTSALTDANVTLAQVDDGAAPPANGVAATAAAVLPSVVSVEVRAGDTGGSGSGVVIDGGGYIVTNNHVISQAATNPSGATLDVVFSDGTRQRAQIVGRDTKTDLAVLRATTPNLTVAQLGRSNQLNVGDPVIAIGSPLGLAGTVTTGIISAKQRPVRLSGDGTDTDAVIDALQTDAAINPGNSGGPLVDYEGRVVGINSAIRTSGGDSGGSIGLGFAIPVDQVTAVAQEIIRTGSMRHPTIGVNVRSVTDGSTDGAAVANVQDGSAAARAGLAEGDVIVQVGDRTIAGAEELTVAIQERTIGEPVPLRVVRAGRTIDIQVTPDSD, from the coding sequence GTGCAGCGTCCCCCGATCGACCCGCAGCAGGCCCAGGTCTTCGGCCGCCCCCACGGCGTGGCTGGTTCCTTCGCTGGCGCCGCCCAGCGCCGTCGCGACCCGCGGATGGTGTCCGCCCCGCCGCCTGACCCGGCGCTGGCCCAGGCGTTCGGCCGTCCCCCCGGCGCGCAGGCGAGCCTGCAGCGCGGGGCCCCGGAGACCGTCGGGCCCACCGAGCTGGCGGAGAGCGACCCCTGGCGCGACGCCCGCTCCGGTGCGCGCCCCGGGCCACCGGCTCTTGGCGAGGACACCGAGCCGGAGGCCGAACCTGGCCCGCCCACGGCGAAGCTGGGTGCCCGTGAGCTGCTGCTGGGCTCCCGGGTCCGCCCGAGCGCCCTGGCCGCGCTGGTGGTCCTGGCGCTGGCGGTGGGAGCGATCGGCGGCCTCGTCGGGCGCGGCACCGCCGACGTCACCTCCGCGCTCACCGACGCCAACGTCACCCTGGCCCAGGTCGACGACGGCGCGGCACCGCCGGCCAACGGAGTGGCGGCGACGGCTGCCGCCGTGCTGCCCTCGGTGGTGTCGGTGGAGGTCCGTGCCGGGGACACCGGTGGCAGCGGGTCCGGCGTGGTCATCGACGGCGGCGGCTACATCGTCACCAACAACCACGTCATTTCCCAGGCGGCCACCAACCCCTCCGGGGCCACCCTGGACGTGGTGTTCTCCGACGGAACCCGGCAGCGGGCGCAGATCGTCGGTCGCGACACCAAGACCGACCTGGCCGTGCTGCGCGCCACCACCCCCAACCTCACGGTGGCGCAGCTGGGCCGCTCCAACCAGCTCAACGTCGGCGACCCGGTGATCGCCATCGGCTCTCCGCTGGGCCTGGCCGGCACCGTCACCACCGGCATCATCAGCGCCAAGCAGCGTCCGGTGCGGTTGTCCGGCGACGGCACCGACACTGACGCGGTGATCGACGCGCTGCAGACCGACGCCGCCATCAACCCCGGCAACTCTGGCGGTCCGCTGGTGGACTACGAGGGTCGGGTGGTGGGGATCAACTCCGCCATCCGGACCTCCGGCGGGGACTCCGGTGGTTCCATCGGCCTGGGCTTCGCCATCCCCGTGGACCAGGTGACGGCCGTGGCTCAGGAGATCATCCGCACCGGATCGATGCGCCACCCCACCATCGGGGTGAACGTCCGCTCGGTGACCGACGGCTCCACCGACGGGGCCGCGGTGGCCAACGTGCAGGACGGCAGCGCCGCCGCGCGGGCCGGGCTGGCCGAGGGCGACGTCATCGTCCAGGTGGGCGACCGCACCATCGCCGGCGCCGAGGAGCTCACCGTGGCCATCCAGGAGCGGACCATCGGCGAGCCGGTGCCCCTGCGCGTGGTGCGGGCCGGTCGCACCATCGACATCCAGGTCACTCCGGACTCCGACTGA
- a CDS encoding CBS domain-containing protein, translating into MAAVSKVFVARMAGLPVLGPDGETVGRVRDVVITMRISREQPRVLGLVVELATRRRIFVPMLRVTAIEPTSINLNTGNVSLRRFVQRPTEVLVLAQVLDSPVQAESPELTGDVVVTDVAIEATRTRDWVVSKVAVRPRRARLGRRGAVTVVSFDEVEGLTRKALAQPGQNTDHLMAQFQDMRAADVAHALRELPTKRRMEVAEAFDDERLADVVQELPEKDQTELLMHLKLERAADVLEAMDPDDAADLLGELPDSEAEALLGLMDPEESEPVRRLLQHSPDTAGGMMTPQPLVLTPNATVAEALARARNPDLTPALASIIFVVRPPTATPTGRYLGCVHLQRLLREPPANLVSGVLDTGLPTLSPTSTLSEVTRFFATYNLVCGPVVDEENHMLGAVAVDDLLDHLLPEDWRLTETHLTRPDLNAEGARHA; encoded by the coding sequence ATGGCAGCCGTGAGCAAGGTCTTCGTCGCCCGGATGGCTGGGCTGCCCGTGCTGGGCCCCGACGGGGAGACCGTCGGCCGCGTGCGTGACGTGGTGATCACCATGCGCATCTCCCGGGAGCAGCCGCGCGTGCTGGGGCTGGTGGTCGAGCTGGCCACCCGACGACGCATCTTCGTGCCGATGCTGCGGGTCACCGCGATCGAGCCCACCTCCATCAACCTCAACACCGGCAACGTCAGCCTGCGCCGCTTCGTCCAGCGGCCCACCGAGGTGCTGGTGCTGGCCCAGGTGCTCGACTCCCCGGTGCAGGCGGAGTCCCCCGAGCTCACCGGCGACGTGGTGGTCACCGACGTCGCCATCGAGGCCACCCGCACCCGGGACTGGGTGGTGAGCAAGGTGGCGGTGCGCCCGCGCCGGGCCCGGCTGGGCCGCCGCGGCGCGGTGACCGTGGTCAGCTTCGACGAGGTGGAGGGGCTCACCCGCAAGGCCCTGGCGCAGCCGGGGCAGAACACCGACCACCTGATGGCCCAGTTCCAGGACATGCGCGCCGCCGACGTGGCGCACGCGCTGCGCGAGCTGCCCACCAAGCGGCGCATGGAGGTCGCCGAGGCCTTCGACGACGAGCGCCTGGCCGACGTGGTGCAGGAGCTGCCGGAGAAGGACCAGACCGAGCTGCTCATGCACCTCAAGCTGGAGCGCGCCGCCGACGTGCTGGAGGCGATGGACCCCGACGACGCCGCCGACCTGCTGGGCGAGCTGCCCGACAGCGAGGCCGAGGCGCTGCTGGGCCTGATGGACCCCGAGGAGTCCGAGCCGGTGCGCCGGCTGCTGCAGCACTCCCCCGACACCGCCGGCGGCATGATGACCCCGCAGCCGCTGGTGCTCACGCCCAACGCCACGGTGGCCGAGGCGCTCGCCCGGGCCCGCAACCCCGACCTCACCCCCGCTCTGGCCAGCATCATCTTTGTGGTGCGCCCGCCGACGGCCACGCCCACCGGCCGCTACCTCGGGTGCGTGCACCTGCAGCGCCTGCTCCGGGAACCGCCGGCCAACCTGGTGAGCGGGGTGCTGGACACCGGCCTGCCCACCCTCTCGCCCACCTCCACGCTGTCGGAGGTCACCCGCTTCTTCGCCACCTACAACCTGGTGTGCGGCCCGGTGGTGGACGAGGAGAACCACATGCTGGGCGCGGTGGCGGTGGACGACCTGCTCGACCACCTGCTGCCGGAGGACTGGCGCCTCACCGAGACCCACCTGACCCGGCCCGACCTGAACGCGGAGGGAGCTCGCCATGCCTGA
- the sigE gene encoding RNA polymerase sigma factor SigE: MTPASERRQDLPSTDSSPAATAHVAGFSPEDTEWVLPTWDEVVRDHADRVYRLAYRLSGNQHDAEDLTQETFIRVFRSLSSFQPGTFEGWLHRITTNLFLDMVRRRNRVRMEALPEDYDRVPGDEPSPEQAFASAHFDSDLQEALDALPPEFRAAVVLCDIEGLSYEEIGATLGVKMGTVRSRIHRGRQALRAALERKGRMGAYSAAAG; this comes from the coding sequence ATGACACCCGCCAGCGAACGCCGCCAGGACCTCCCGTCCACTGACAGCTCGCCGGCTGCGACCGCCCACGTTGCCGGCTTCAGCCCCGAGGACACCGAGTGGGTCCTGCCCACCTGGGACGAGGTGGTGCGCGACCACGCCGACCGGGTTTACCGGCTGGCCTACCGGCTCTCGGGCAACCAGCACGATGCGGAGGACCTCACCCAGGAGACCTTCATCCGGGTGTTCCGCTCGCTGTCCAGCTTCCAGCCGGGCACGTTCGAGGGCTGGCTGCACCGCATCACCACCAACCTCTTCCTGGACATGGTCCGCCGCCGCAACCGCGTGCGCATGGAGGCCCTCCCGGAGGACTACGACCGGGTTCCCGGCGACGAGCCCAGCCCCGAGCAGGCGTTCGCCTCCGCCCACTTCGACTCCGACCTGCAGGAGGCGCTGGACGCCCTCCCGCCCGAGTTCCGGGCCGCCGTGGTGCTCTGTGACATCGAAGGGTTGTCATACGAGGAGATTGGGGCAACGCTGGGGGTGAAGATGGGGACGGTGCGCAGCCGGATCCACCGGGGCCGGCAAGCGCTGCGGGCCGCCCTGGAGCGCAAGGGCAGGATGGGCGCGTACTCGGCAGCCGCCGGTTGA
- a CDS encoding DUF4190 domain-containing protein: MSTPRGDDTPPSDPFAKAPRQDPYAGGGQDPYAGGGYPEQQPYAQPGYGQQEYAQPGYGEQEYAQPAYGQEHGQQYGQYGAEPYGQQYPGYPQAARTNGMAIAALVTALAALPVTGGLLSFVGAILGHVAMSQMKRTGEEGRGMALAGIIIGWSVTALWVLFAGFIILVAVAASDSSTY; the protein is encoded by the coding sequence ATGAGCACCCCACGCGGCGACGACACCCCGCCCAGCGATCCCTTCGCCAAGGCGCCCCGCCAGGACCCCTATGCGGGTGGCGGGCAGGACCCCTACGCCGGCGGGGGCTACCCGGAGCAGCAGCCCTACGCCCAGCCCGGTTACGGACAGCAGGAGTACGCCCAGCCCGGTTACGGAGAGCAGGAGTACGCCCAGCCTGCCTACGGGCAGGAGCACGGCCAGCAGTACGGGCAGTACGGCGCTGAGCCCTACGGCCAGCAGTACCCCGGCTACCCGCAAGCCGCCCGTACCAACGGGATGGCCATCGCCGCGCTGGTCACCGCGCTGGCCGCCCTCCCGGTGACTGGGGGGCTGCTGTCGTTCGTCGGAGCAATCCTCGGCCACGTGGCGATGAGCCAGATGAAGCGCACCGGCGAGGAGGGACGGGGCATGGCCCTCGCCGGCATCATCATCGGCTGGTCGGTCACCGCGCTCTGGGTGCTGTTCGCCGGGTTCATCATCCTCGTCGCCGTGGCCGCCTCCGACAGCTCCACCTACTAG
- a CDS encoding DUF1003 domain-containing protein yields the protein MPDTSAARQRLGTPRGSRRFQLNVDPDSVGQVGERFARFLGTGRYLAIQTAVVIVWITINVVAVAWRFDPYPFILLNLAFSTQAAYAAPLILLAQNRQENRDRVSLEEDRLRAAQTKADTEFLAREIAALRIAIGEVATRDYLRRELEDLKTLLVEHDLDAGTATAPQGERA from the coding sequence ATGCCTGACACCTCCGCCGCCCGCCAGCGCCTGGGCACGCCGCGCGGCAGCCGGCGCTTCCAGCTCAACGTCGACCCCGACTCCGTCGGCCAGGTCGGCGAGCGCTTCGCCCGCTTCCTGGGCACCGGCCGCTACCTGGCCATCCAGACCGCCGTGGTGATCGTGTGGATCACCATCAACGTCGTCGCCGTGGCCTGGCGGTTCGACCCGTACCCGTTCATCCTGCTGAACCTGGCCTTCTCCACCCAGGCCGCCTACGCCGCCCCGCTGATCCTGCTGGCCCAGAACCGGCAGGAGAACCGGGACCGGGTCTCGCTCGAGGAGGACCGGCTGCGCGCAGCGCAGACCAAGGCCGACACCGAGTTCCTGGCCCGGGAGATCGCTGCGCTGCGCATCGCCATCGGCGAGGTGGCCACCCGCGACTACCTGCGGCGCGAGCTGGAGGACCTCAAGACGTTGCTCGTCGAGCACGACCTGGACGCCGGCACGGCCACGGCACCACAGGGCGAGCGGGCCTGA